In Cololabis saira isolate AMF1-May2022 chromosome 4, fColSai1.1, whole genome shotgun sequence, one DNA window encodes the following:
- the cwf19l2 gene encoding CWF19-like protein 2 has protein sequence MATHGVSFESANFIEERKEKKRQERQEVLEKAKQQYERKEKKEELKRLRGEDTWVLPEINQRLKQIEDEGSIKKKKKKEKKSKKKKEKRKAKKEKTTGEAIDGSSDISEDSAEEWVEAQPQTQSQSTKAWQIQEASEPSENPLSAAQNQRDEWMTFDFLAMKTTSTAEKRAEKERQKEEERAKAQAIEQAGLHKLELNPYWKDGGTGLPPEEKAGTSVKKGPVVNDGGLSWLRKSYQRMKEQAEREKRSVDNVVAERYGSVEEFQKRLGEAEIAVYGHKRESRDSSIDGYRRGEEGARERWRRREEDGHGSVPWRKSERDSSPQHRDRYHSRRGEERERYQRREEERDRDRERSKDRENDRGRDRENDRGRDRGRDNERERDKERDKYRDEYGEKERSTSSSSSSGHSLNQRSLSLKGRFIKPSEDDDSVAVPQRAPPAGRSTGFLKPSSDDEDSGPKHTSIPTWKKNSTPAHVPDSCEKAQQENESKEEKAVSVSQASVSSSEEEEEEMPLLSEDELNKLGSRLIKAEIMGNTAMVEKLKSQLAAAHKAKEEHATRKKQHEKDQSSQVTGGSSEDQEVLLFRTDQSGRAWPVRGPSGPQEPHGGRRKKNKIETHVDGERVRYFQDDDNVGLKEMVRREKMSSAQDQNALYSRMAAKMMGKTDGDNYTLDDMFVSSAAQREGEGREEERMRNKAIQESRLLAASMDKCQYCFSSKGLQKHLIIAIGSKVYLSLPAGVSLTDGHCLICPFHHHSSATGLDEDIWSEMQVFRRTLVRMFETLELDCVFMETYMNPRRKQHMVLECIPLPRELGDMAPIYFKKALMECDEEWAMNKKIVDLSSKDVRQAVPRGLPYFAVDFGLQGGFAHVIENEQKFPHYFGKEVVGGMMDVEPRLWRKSIRENFDDQRKKVLQFAQWWKPYDCTKTEG, from the exons ATGGCGACGCATGGAGTCAGTTTTGAGAGCGCTAACTTCAtcgaagaaagaaaagaaaagaaacggcAGGAACGACAGGAGGTGCTGGAAAAG GCCAAGCAGCAGTatgagagaaaagagaagaaagaggagCTGAAGAGGCTAAGAGGGGAGGATACTTGGGTTCTCCCCGAAATCAACCAGAGGTTGAAGCAGATAGAGGAC GAGGGatctattaaaaagaaaaagaagaaagagaagaaatcaaaaaagaaaaaggagaagaggaaggccaagaaggagaaaacGACAGGAGAGGCCATCGATGGCTCAAGTGACATTTCAGAG GACTCGGCAGAGGAATGGGTTGAGGCTCAGCCTCAGACACAGTCACAGTCAACTAAAGCATGGCAAATTCAAGAGGCGTCCGAACCTTCAGAAAATCCCCTCAGCGCAGCCCAGAATCAG AGAGACGAATGGATGACTTTTGACTTCCTTGCTATGAAAACCACTTCAACTGCAGAGAAGCGGGCTGAGAAAGAACGacagaaagaggaagagagagcCAAGGCTCAGGCCATTGAGCAG GCTGGCTTGCACAAACTGGAGCTTAACCCATACTGGAAAGATGGAGGAACTGGTTTGCCACCAGAGGAAAAAGCTGGTACTTCTGTCAAAAAAG GCCCAGTTGTGAACGATGGTGGTCTGAGCTGGCTGAGGAAGAGCTATCAAAGGATGAAGGAGCAGGCAGAGAGGGAAAAGCGCAGCGTGGATAACGTGGTGGCGGAGAGATATGGG TCCGTGGAGGAATTTCAAAAGAGACTTGGTGAGGCTGAGATAGCAGTGTATGGTCATAAGAGAGAAAGCAGAGACAGTTCAATAGATGGGTACAGGAGGGGAGAGGAAGGTGCCagggagaggtggaggagaagagaggaagatggACATGGCAGTGTTCCATGGAGAAAAAGCGAACGAGACTCATCACCCCAACACAGAGACAGGTACCATagcaggagaggagaggagagggagcggtaccaaagaagagaagaggagagagaCCGAGACCGAGAAAGGAGCAAGGACAGGGAAAATGATAGAGGAAGAGACAGGGAAAATGATAGAGGAAGAGACAGGGGCAGAGAcaatgaaagagagagagataaagAGAGAGATAAATATAGAGATGAATATGGAGAAAAAGAGAGGTCAACGTCATCCTCGTCAAGTTCTGGCCATAGCTTGAATCAGCGCTCCCTCTCACTAAAAGGCCGTTTCATCAAACCCTCAGAGGATGATGACAGTGTTGCAG TACCTCAGCGCGCTCCTCCAGCAGGGCGATCTACAGGATTCCTGAAACCCAGCTCTGATGATGAGGACTCTGGCCCAAAACACACCAGCATTCCAACCTGGAAGAAAAACAGCACTCCTGCCCATGTACCCGACAGCTGTGAAAAAGCACAGCAGGAAAATGAGAGCAAGGAAGAGAAAGCAGTTAGTGTTTCTCAAGCTTCTGTTTCATCAAG tgaggaggaagaggaagagatgcCTTTGTTATCGGAGGATGAGCTAAACAAACTGGGGTCCAGGCTGATAAAGGCAGAGATCATGGGCAACACG GCCATGGTTGAGAAGCTGAAGTCACAGCTGGCGGCAGCTCATAAAGCCAAGGAAGAACACGCCACTAGAAAGAAGCAACATGAAAAGGATCAGTCCAGTCAG GTCACAGGTGGCTCTTCTGAAGACCAGGAGGTTCTGCTGTTCAGAACTGATCAGTCAGGTCGGGCCTGGCCAGTCAGGGGCCCCTCTGGCCCGCAGGAACCTCATGGAGGACGGCGAAAGAAAAACAAG ATTGAGACCCATGTTGATGGGGAGCGTGTGCGCTACTTCCAGGATGACGACAATGTTGGCCTGAAGGAGATGGTGAGGAGAGAGAAGATGAGCTCTGCACAGGATCAGAATGCCCTCTACTCTCGTATGGCTGCCAAG ATGATGGGGAAGACAGATGGTGACAACTACACGCTGGATGACATGTTTGTGTCGAGTGCAGCGCAGCGGGAGGgcgaagggagggaagaagagagGATGAGAAACAAAGCCATCCAGGAGAGCAGGCTGCTGGCTGCCTCCATGGATAAATGCCAGTACTGTTTCAGCAGCAAAGGACTGCAGAAGCATCTCATAATCGCCATTGGGAGCAAG GTATATCTGAGCCTGCCTGCTGGAGTATCCCTGACTGATGGCCACTGTCTCATCTGCCCTTTTCACCATCACTCTTCTGCCACTGGACTGGATGAGGATATCTGGTCAGAAATGCAG GTGTTCAGACGTACTTTGGTGCGTATGTTTGAGACCTTAGAGTTGGACTGTGTGTTTATGGAAACGTACATGAACCCACGCAGAAAACAACACATGGTCCTGGAGTGTATCCCACTACCCCGGGAACTGGGTGACATGGCACCCATATATTTCAAG AAAGCGTTAATGGAGTGTGATGAAGAATGGGCCATGAACAAGAAGATTGTTGACCTCTCTTCAAAAGACGTCCGTCAAGCT GTTCCTCGTGGTTTGCCATACTTTGCTGTAGATTTTGGACTGCAGGGAGGTTTTGCTCACGTCATAGAAAATGAGCAGAAGTTTCCCCATTACTTTGGCAAG GAAGTAGTAGGAGGCATGATGGACGTGGAGCCACGTCTTTGGAGAAAATCGATCAGAGAGAATTTTGATGATCAGAGGAAAAAAGTCCTGCAGTTTGCTCAGTGGTGGAAGCCATATGACTGTACCAAGACCGAGGGATAA